The Schistocerca cancellata isolate TAMUIC-IGC-003103 unplaced genomic scaffold, iqSchCanc2.1 HiC_scaffold_717, whole genome shotgun sequence genome contains a region encoding:
- the LOC126141536 gene encoding GA-binding protein subunit beta-2-like, with protein MGVRGRAWYSRTALHWAAVWGHVGAASCLIGAGAEVDARGSRQTTPLHFAAANGHTALVQMLLDASAEPNGRDDLGLTPLHLAARWGQTGVAVELLQVGADRDGGGRTHLDLAMQNNEQQLVEMLQQR; from the coding sequence ATGGGGGTGAGGGGCAGAGCGTGGTACAGCCGGACTGCCCTGCACTGGGCAGCAGTCTGGGGCCATGTGGGGGCAGCAAGCTGCCTCATAGGGGCCGGTGCGGAGGTTGATGCCAGGGGCAGCAGGCAGACGACGCCCCTACACTTCGCTGCAGCAAATGGCCACACGGCTCTGGTGCAGATGCTACTGGATGCATCTGCTGAGCCAAATGGCAGAGATGACTTGGGGCTTACGCCACTACACTTGGCGGCAAGGTGGGGCCAGACAGGGGTGGCGGTTGAACTGCTGCAGGTGGGAGCTGACAGGGATGGCGGGGGGAGGACCCATCTGGACCTCGCCATGCAGAACAACGAGCAGCAGCTGGTGGAAATGCTGCAACAACGCTGA